A single window of Bacteroidales bacterium DNA harbors:
- a CDS encoding aspartate aminotransferase family protein encodes MISQRELFFRHVGLPSRRPLALEIERAEGIYLYDTEDRRYVDLVSGISVSNLGHRHPVVIRAIEDQLGKYMHLMVYGKYIQSPQVKLATRLADQLPEDLKTCYFVNSGSEAIEGALKLAKRYTGRTEIIAFRNAYHGGTQGALSILGHESLRNAFRPLLPDIRMLTYNSITDLDSISERTACVVVEPIQAEAGIILPVPGFLQALRAECSQTGALLVYDEIQMAFGRTGKLFCLEHEGIVPDILCLAKSLGGGMPLGAFVSSREVMQSLSCDPELGHITTFGGHPVCCAAALASLEVLTSGDLIRQAQSKGELFYQLLNDHPLIKEIRFKGLMMAVELGDEEITNKVVHLLAQNGLVVDQFLFRPAAFRIAPPLIIEENQIREVCKVILECLDEVGSRY; translated from the coding sequence ATGATATCCCAGCGCGAACTATTTTTCCGGCACGTCGGGCTGCCTTCCCGCAGGCCTCTGGCTTTGGAGATCGAACGGGCGGAGGGCATCTACCTGTACGATACGGAGGACAGACGGTATGTCGACCTGGTTTCGGGCATATCCGTGAGCAACCTCGGTCACCGGCATCCCGTTGTCATAAGAGCCATTGAAGATCAGCTCGGAAAGTATATGCACCTGATGGTGTACGGCAAGTACATACAGTCCCCGCAGGTAAAGCTCGCCACACGGCTCGCCGACCAGCTACCTGAGGACCTGAAGACCTGCTATTTCGTCAATTCCGGCAGCGAGGCCATCGAGGGTGCCCTGAAGCTGGCCAAGCGATACACCGGCCGAACGGAGATCATTGCTTTCAGGAATGCTTACCACGGCGGCACGCAGGGAGCGCTGAGCATCCTGGGGCACGAATCGCTCAGGAACGCCTTCCGGCCTTTGCTACCCGATATCCGTATGCTGACCTACAATTCGATCACCGATCTGGACAGCATTTCGGAACGAACGGCCTGCGTGGTGGTGGAGCCCATCCAGGCCGAAGCGGGGATCATTCTTCCCGTACCCGGTTTCCTGCAGGCACTCCGGGCGGAATGCAGCCAGACGGGAGCCCTGCTGGTCTACGACGAGATCCAGATGGCTTTTGGCCGGACCGGCAAATTATTCTGCCTGGAGCACGAAGGCATCGTTCCCGACATCCTTTGCCTGGCCAAGAGCCTGGGCGGCGGGATGCCGCTGGGAGCCTTTGTTTCATCACGTGAGGTGATGCAATCCCTGTCCTGTGATCCCGAACTCGGTCACATCACCACCTTCGGCGGGCACCCGGTATGCTGCGCTGCAGCCCTGGCCAGCCTGGAGGTGCTGACATCCGGAGATCTCATCCGGCAGGCACAATCCAAAGGGGAACTTTTTTATCAGCTTTTGAACGATCATCCCCTGATAAAGGAGATACGGTTTAAGGGATTGATGATGGCGGTGGAGCTTGGTGATGAGGAAATTACGAATAAGGTTGTGCATTTGTTAGCGCAGAATGGTTTAGTCGTTGACCAGTTTCTTTTTCGCCCCGCTGCATTCCGCATCGCACCGCCTTTGATCATTGAAGAAAATCAAATCAGGGAAGTCTGTAAGGTTATTTTGGAGTGTTTGGATGAAGTTGGATCTCGATATTGA
- a CDS encoding UDP binding domain-containing protein, which produces MHDTLLYSVSPEGQKFPLPVGSDYQSEFSRLEQLVKDAREDNKEIVVVMGLGFVGVVMAAIVANTTDASGRKTKFVIGCQRPSTRSFWKIPMINKGISPVKAEDPEVAVLIDHCVVHDKTMSATFNDDCLQFADCVVVDVQCDFVKKELGNMRTGEADMTALEDTIRTIGKKIQPGCLVLIETTVAPGTTEFVAWPILKTAFRDRGLKDVPLLAHSFERVMPGKHYVSSIRDFWRVCSGCDDEARQRVEKFLREVLNTRDFPLTVMDRPIESETTKIVENSYRATILAFLNEWSLFAERNGVDLIKVINAIKIRPTHSNIIFPGPGIGGYCLPKDGGLGYWAYEHILGFDDGDKIFRVTPTAIDINDTRSLHVASLTRDALRNMGRHIAGLKVLLCGASYRQDVGDTRYSGSELVVRKLTEMNAEVSVHDPYVDHWFELEKQDEYPASGSSWKRFFLNQEKLKDITVQKDLPEALKGVAAVILAVPHKHYLNLNPDDIVAWAGGPVAVIDGFGILTDAQIRRYFELGCEIKALGRGHVARIKRGVLKG; this is translated from the coding sequence ATGCACGATACATTACTATATTCAGTTTCTCCGGAGGGACAAAAATTCCCTCTCCCTGTCGGATCCGATTACCAATCCGAGTTCTCCCGCCTGGAACAACTGGTCAAAGATGCCCGGGAGGATAACAAGGAGATCGTTGTCGTCATGGGCCTGGGCTTTGTCGGCGTGGTGATGGCCGCCATTGTGGCAAATACCACTGATGCTTCGGGCCGTAAGACCAAATTCGTGATCGGCTGCCAGCGGCCGAGCACGCGTTCCTTCTGGAAGATCCCGATGATCAATAAAGGCATCTCTCCGGTCAAGGCCGAGGATCCCGAAGTGGCCGTGCTGATAGACCATTGCGTCGTTCATGACAAAACCATGAGCGCCACCTTCAACGACGATTGCCTGCAGTTTGCCGACTGCGTGGTGGTTGATGTTCAGTGCGACTTCGTCAAGAAGGAGCTGGGCAACATGCGCACCGGTGAAGCCGACATGACCGCCCTGGAAGACACGATTCGTACCATCGGCAAAAAGATACAACCCGGTTGCCTGGTGTTAATTGAAACCACCGTGGCACCCGGTACGACCGAGTTCGTTGCCTGGCCCATCCTGAAGACAGCGTTCCGTGACCGGGGCCTCAAGGACGTTCCTCTGCTGGCCCACAGCTTTGAGCGGGTGATGCCAGGGAAACATTACGTATCGAGCATCCGTGACTTCTGGCGTGTCTGTTCAGGCTGCGATGACGAGGCCCGTCAGCGCGTTGAGAAGTTCCTTCGTGAGGTGCTCAACACCCGCGACTTTCCCCTGACGGTGATGGACCGTCCCATCGAATCGGAAACCACCAAGATTGTGGAGAATTCCTATCGTGCAACCATTCTCGCTTTCCTGAATGAGTGGAGCCTCTTTGCCGAGCGCAACGGCGTTGACCTGATCAAGGTGATCAATGCGATCAAAATACGCCCAACCCATAGCAACATCATCTTCCCCGGCCCCGGCATCGGAGGCTACTGTCTCCCCAAGGACGGCGGGCTGGGCTATTGGGCCTACGAACACATCCTGGGTTTTGACGATGGTGACAAGATCTTTCGGGTTACACCAACTGCCATTGACATCAACGACACCCGTTCCCTCCACGTGGCCAGTCTTACCCGGGATGCCCTGCGCAACATGGGCCGTCACATCGCCGGACTGAAGGTGCTGCTTTGCGGCGCCAGTTATCGACAGGATGTGGGCGATACACGGTACAGCGGCAGCGAGCTGGTGGTACGCAAGCTCACTGAAATGAACGCTGAGGTTAGCGTCCATGATCCATATGTGGACCACTGGTTTGAGCTCGAAAAGCAAGATGAATACCCGGCATCGGGATCAAGCTGGAAGCGGTTCTTTTTGAACCAGGAAAAGCTGAAGGACATCACCGTCCAGAAGGACCTTCCTGAAGCCTTGAAAGGCGTTGCTGCAGTGATCCTCGCTGTGCCGCACAAACATTACCTTAACCTTAATCCCGATGATATCGTTGCCTGGGCAGGTGGGCCGGTGGCAGTCATTGACGGATTTGGCATTCTGACAGATGCACAGATCAGGCGGTATTTCGAGCTTGGCTGTGAAATTAAAGCGTTAGGGCGGGGGCATGTGGCCAGGATTAAGAGGGGAGTGCTTAAAGGGTAG
- a CDS encoding ATP-binding protein, producing the protein MMRRISITGPESTGKSMLAQQLAGRYHTAYVPEAARSYLASLGRSYSYDDLLLIAREQYRLEQEMARKANRYLFCDTDFIVLKIWSIDKFQRCDPWIQEMVLHHRYDLYLLMDTDLSWEPDPQREDPDRREFLFSLYQAELDKLGVDYYIISGMQEERVRNAVRVIPALQ; encoded by the coding sequence ATGATGCGGCGCATTTCCATCACCGGTCCCGAGTCGACAGGCAAGTCGATGCTGGCGCAGCAGCTTGCCGGGCGTTATCATACAGCCTATGTACCCGAGGCAGCAAGGTCGTATCTGGCTTCACTCGGGAGGTCCTATTCCTACGATGATCTTTTGCTCATCGCACGGGAGCAATACCGTCTTGAGCAGGAGATGGCCAGGAAGGCCAACCGCTACTTGTTCTGCGACACGGATTTCATTGTGCTGAAGATATGGAGCATCGACAAGTTCCAGCGGTGTGATCCGTGGATCCAGGAGATGGTGCTGCATCACCGGTACGATCTTTACCTGCTGATGGACACCGACCTGTCGTGGGAGCCCGATCCGCAGCGCGAGGATCCCGACAGGAGGGAATTTTTATTCAGCCTGTACCAGGCGGAACTTGACAAATTGGGGGTAGATTATTACATTATTTCAGGGATGCAGGAGGAGCGCGTAAGGAATGCGGTGCGGGTGATTCCCGCTTTGCAATGA
- the pnuC gene encoding nicotinamide riboside transporter PnuC: protein MNDIISELTQNILDTSWIEYVAVIFGILSVWYARKENILVYPAGIINVLIFVYLCYDAGLYANMGINVFYFGMSVYGWYAWTRKDANEKVLAISRCSLPYGVVMMALLIIFFFLLRYVLMHHTDSTVPGIDAFTTAIFIIGMWLMARKKVENWIAWIIGDVICIPLYAHQGLIFSSLQFLIFLVIAILGFISWRRKLRSADIR from the coding sequence ATGAACGATATAATCAGTGAATTGACTCAAAATATCCTCGATACCAGCTGGATCGAGTATGTTGCCGTCATCTTCGGGATCCTCAGCGTATGGTATGCCCGGAAGGAGAACATCCTGGTCTACCCTGCCGGCATCATCAATGTGCTGATCTTTGTCTACTTGTGTTACGATGCCGGCCTTTACGCCAATATGGGCATCAACGTGTTTTATTTTGGGATGAGCGTTTATGGCTGGTACGCCTGGACAAGGAAAGATGCAAATGAAAAGGTGCTTGCCATTTCACGTTGCAGCCTTCCTTATGGTGTGGTCATGATGGCCCTGCTGATCATTTTTTTCTTCCTGCTCCGGTATGTCCTGATGCACCATACGGACAGCACGGTTCCCGGCATTGATGCCTTTACCACGGCCATTTTCATCATTGGCATGTGGCTCATGGCGCGCAAGAAGGTTGAAAACTGGATTGCCTGGATCATCGGGGACGTCATTTGCATTCCACTGTACGCCCACCAGGGGCTCATCTTTTCCAGTCTTCAGTTTTTGATCTTTCTGGTCATTGCCATCCTTGGTTTCATTTCGTGGCGCCGGAAGCTACGTTCAGCAGACATCAGATGA
- a CDS encoding RNA polymerase sigma factor has product MTDTELLSLIRNQQTSRYGFSLLVQQYQKQLYGHIRRMVMDHEDANDLVQEVFMKVWKGLGTFREDSTLSTWLYRIATNECLSFLRKKRLQTVLPMLEPFRQKAESLADDPFFTGDQIQLKLQKALMKLPPRQRLVFNMRYYDEMPYEDISAILKTSVGALKASYHIAAKKIEDSLKKD; this is encoded by the coding sequence ATGACAGATACCGAGCTTCTTTCTCTTATACGCAACCAGCAAACGAGCCGCTACGGTTTTTCGCTTCTGGTGCAGCAGTACCAGAAGCAGCTGTACGGACATATCCGCCGGATGGTGATGGACCACGAGGATGCCAACGACCTGGTGCAGGAGGTCTTTATGAAAGTGTGGAAAGGGCTGGGAACGTTCAGGGAGGATTCCACCCTGTCCACTTGGTTGTACCGGATCGCCACGAATGAATGCCTTAGCTTCCTTAGGAAAAAAAGGCTGCAAACGGTGTTGCCTATGCTGGAGCCCTTCCGGCAAAAAGCCGAATCCCTGGCCGATGATCCCTTTTTTACCGGTGACCAGATCCAGCTGAAGTTGCAAAAAGCGTTGATGAAGCTTCCGCCCCGGCAACGGCTCGTGTTCAACATGCGCTATTACGATGAGATGCCGTATGAGGATATTTCGGCAATACTGAAAACATCTGTTGGTGCGCTGAAGGCCTCCTATCACATTGCTGCAAAAAAAATTGAGGATTCACTGAAAAAGGATTAA
- a CDS encoding VWA domain-containing protein, producing the protein MKLARYVLVLILTLSAMVCWPQQTQPGQELPKPTTRILFVFDASQSMYGQWQSAEKIKIARELMIHILDSLRTTPNLEMALRVYGHQKPYPPQDCDDTRLEVPFGQNNAGKIINVLKTLIPKGSTPIARALEQTQNDFYPCDNCRNIIVLITDGIEECGGDPCAVSQALQKNGIAMKPFIIGIGRNFRSDFECVGTYYDASNEEEFQSALNIVISQVLNSTTAQVNLLDTQGNPTETNVNMTFYDHVSGQVKYNFIHTINNKGLPDTVRIDPLLTYNLVVHTLPPVTLDSINLTPGKHTIIALDAPQGTLDLRVGKNDRTIKDLYCIVRKAGDMQTLNIQTFGVPSNYLTGLYDLEVLSLPRIHIKNVSIRQSHNTQVEIPQPGILVVSKSVNGYGSLYLEDGNELKWIYELKENKLQESLVLQPGSYRIIFRSKYLNQTLYTIEKKFRIEPGVTLNLKIYQAY; encoded by the coding sequence ATGAAGCTGGCCCGGTATGTTCTGGTTCTTATTTTAACACTTTCGGCAATGGTGTGCTGGCCGCAGCAAACTCAGCCCGGACAGGAATTACCAAAACCCACGACCAGGATACTGTTCGTATTTGACGCTTCCCAGAGCATGTACGGGCAGTGGCAAAGCGCTGAAAAGATCAAGATCGCCCGTGAACTGATGATCCACATCCTCGACAGCCTGAGGACCACCCCGAATCTGGAGATGGCCCTGCGTGTCTACGGGCACCAGAAGCCATACCCGCCGCAGGATTGTGACGACACCAGGCTGGAGGTGCCCTTTGGGCAAAATAATGCCGGAAAGATCATCAATGTGCTGAAAACACTCATTCCAAAAGGAAGCACACCCATTGCCCGTGCACTGGAACAGACACAAAACGACTTTTACCCCTGCGATAATTGCAGGAACATCATCGTGCTGATCACCGACGGCATTGAAGAGTGCGGTGGAGATCCCTGTGCCGTTTCACAGGCTCTCCAGAAGAATGGCATCGCAATGAAACCTTTCATCATTGGCATAGGCAGGAATTTCCGGAGTGACTTTGAATGCGTGGGGACCTATTATGATGCCTCCAATGAAGAAGAATTCCAGAGTGCCCTGAACATCGTCATCTCACAGGTCCTGAATTCAACAACAGCACAGGTCAACCTGCTCGACACGCAGGGCAACCCGACGGAAACCAACGTAAACATGACCTTCTACGACCACGTTTCAGGGCAGGTGAAGTATAACTTCATCCACACCATTAACAACAAAGGTCTTCCCGATACGGTCAGAATTGACCCTTTGCTGACCTATAACCTGGTGGTCCACACGCTTCCCCCGGTCACGCTCGACAGCATCAACCTGACCCCGGGCAAACATACGATCATTGCACTGGACGCTCCGCAGGGCACACTGGATCTGCGGGTCGGAAAAAACGACCGGACGATCAAGGACCTGTACTGCATCGTGAGAAAGGCAGGAGATATGCAGACACTCAACATTCAAACTTTCGGCGTCCCATCGAACTACCTGACCGGCCTGTATGACCTGGAAGTACTTTCTCTCCCGCGCATCCACATCAAAAATGTTTCCATCAGGCAAAGTCATAACACCCAGGTGGAGATCCCACAGCCCGGCATCCTGGTCGTGTCGAAATCCGTCAATGGGTACGGAAGCCTCTATCTGGAAGACGGAAATGAGTTGAAGTGGATCTATGAACTGAAAGAAAACAAACTGCAGGAATCGCTCGTCCTGCAACCTGGAAGTTACCGGATCATCTTCCGGTCAAAGTACCTCAACCAGACACTCTACACGATCGAGAAAAAATTCAGGATCGAACCGGGGGTGACGTTGAATCTCAAGATCTACCAGGCTTACTGA
- a CDS encoding glycoside hydrolase family 3 N-terminal domain-containing protein — translation MNLRSHNILSLLFSALLMALSQSSTAQTTWFASPSEQHWVDSVLSTMTPGEKVAQMMSVRAYSNRDQDHINAIADLVRNYGIGGVTFFQGGPVRQAQLTNFYQGISRIPLLVSLDAEWGLGMRLDSTFSFPYQMTLGAMTTEEPLALMAAAIARQLKSIGVHMNLAPVVDINNNPANPVIHIRSFGEDRSNVARKGIAYMNGLQDNGVIAVAKHFPGHGDTDSDSHHTLPVIPHTRQRLDTVELYPFRELIHHGLEGTMVAHLSIPQIDTSSGIPSTLSEKIVTGLLRNSLTFNGLILTDAMDMKGVTGAFPGGEVELKALQAGNDLLVLPADVPLAISRILKALKDGEVTLEMIEGHCRKILQYKYRAGLSQYQPLVITGLNDRLNGPENVMIERAVYREGVTLVWDPDTMLPLNNLSDLHLASLSIGASRITAFQRMMDHYADVEHFVLPEGSALSLNDPLIRNLPTCDAVIVGLHNLSAWNKNLTNQVLTVLQTLTKRKPVILVVFGHPYYLSSVRDLDNISGMIVAYQDGIAAQEITAQMIFGSLPFRGKLPVSASGQFPVQTGLSTAANGKITYVEPEELGIDLDTLRRIDSVLAQAIREKVFPGCQVLAMKDGKVFYDKCFGYHTYDGDRKVQPTDLYDLASLTKPLATTLAVMKLYQEGKIDIDHMLGEYLPYLRGTDKSQIIIRDVMAHQAQFVPWIPFYRSLLKDGLPDTSVFSHTISEEFPVRVCEGLYIHRDYSNMIFDSIVRSDLLKSQGYKYSDLGFYLLFQIIENVTNIPFEDYVDRYFYAPLELSTMTFRPRDRFPLSRIVPTEFDREFRHCLVHGDVHDQGAALLGGVSGHAGLFSNASDLAVILQMLLQKGEYGGKRYLDAEVIEEFTRYQFPLNNNRRGLGFDKPETDRLTNGPACPSTSDSSFGHSGFTGTYIWADPENNLAYVFLSNRVYPDISNNKLIDQQLRTGIHELFYHSLPRKDQ, via the coding sequence ATGAATCTTAGATCCCATAACATCCTGTCGCTTTTATTCAGTGCACTCCTGATGGCACTTTCCCAGTCCTCCACCGCCCAAACCACCTGGTTCGCATCACCTTCGGAACAGCACTGGGTGGATTCGGTCCTTTCGACGATGACACCCGGGGAAAAAGTTGCACAGATGATGAGCGTACGGGCTTATTCCAACAGGGATCAGGATCACATCAATGCCATCGCTGACCTTGTGCGCAACTATGGCATCGGAGGGGTGACCTTCTTCCAGGGTGGACCGGTACGGCAGGCCCAGCTCACCAACTTCTACCAGGGAATTTCCCGCATACCGCTGCTCGTCTCACTGGATGCCGAATGGGGACTGGGCATGCGCCTCGACAGCACATTCAGCTTTCCGTATCAGATGACCCTCGGCGCCATGACCACCGAGGAACCCTTAGCTCTTATGGCAGCGGCAATTGCACGGCAGCTGAAAAGCATCGGCGTCCACATGAACCTGGCGCCGGTGGTGGATATCAATAACAACCCCGCCAATCCCGTCATCCATATTCGCTCGTTCGGGGAAGACCGGTCCAATGTCGCGCGGAAAGGCATCGCTTATATGAACGGTCTGCAGGACAACGGCGTCATTGCCGTGGCCAAGCACTTCCCCGGGCACGGGGATACGGACTCCGACTCGCATCACACCCTGCCGGTCATACCTCATACCCGGCAGCGGCTCGATACGGTGGAATTGTACCCATTTCGCGAACTGATACACCACGGCCTGGAGGGAACAATGGTTGCCCACCTTTCCATTCCGCAGATCGACACATCATCGGGGATTCCATCTACACTTTCTGAAAAGATCGTTACCGGCTTATTACGTAATTCTCTTACATTTAACGGATTGATCCTGACAGATGCCATGGATATGAAAGGTGTCACCGGCGCTTTTCCGGGTGGGGAGGTGGAACTGAAGGCACTTCAGGCAGGCAACGACCTGCTGGTGCTGCCTGCTGATGTGCCCCTGGCCATCAGCCGAATCCTGAAGGCTCTCAAGGATGGCGAGGTAACGCTGGAAATGATCGAGGGACACTGCAGGAAGATCCTGCAGTACAAGTACAGGGCAGGACTCAGCCAATATCAGCCTTTAGTCATCACAGGACTGAACGACCGGTTGAACGGCCCTGAGAACGTAATGATCGAACGGGCCGTTTACAGAGAAGGGGTCACTCTTGTCTGGGATCCCGATACAATGCTTCCACTGAACAATCTCAGCGATCTTCACCTGGCTTCCCTGAGCATCGGCGCTTCCAGGATCACCGCTTTCCAACGGATGATGGATCACTATGCGGATGTGGAACATTTTGTCCTTCCGGAAGGTTCAGCTCTCTCGCTGAATGATCCGCTCATACGCAACCTGCCTACCTGCGACGCGGTCATCGTCGGACTGCATAACCTGTCGGCCTGGAACAAGAACCTTACTAATCAGGTACTTACTGTCCTTCAGACCCTAACCAAAAGAAAACCGGTCATTCTGGTCGTATTTGGTCATCCGTACTATTTATCTTCTGTCAGGGATCTCGATAACATTTCGGGTATGATTGTGGCTTATCAGGACGGAATCGCCGCACAGGAGATCACAGCGCAGATGATCTTTGGCAGCCTGCCGTTCAGGGGTAAGTTGCCGGTCTCTGCTTCAGGACAATTCCCTGTCCAGACCGGACTGAGCACGGCTGCGAACGGCAAGATAACGTATGTTGAACCTGAGGAACTGGGCATTGACCTGGACACGCTGCGCAGGATTGACTCTGTATTGGCACAGGCGATCCGGGAAAAGGTATTCCCCGGTTGCCAGGTACTCGCGATGAAAGACGGGAAGGTGTTCTACGACAAATGTTTTGGATACCACACGTATGATGGCGACCGTAAGGTGCAGCCGACGGATCTTTATGACCTTGCCTCACTGACCAAACCTCTGGCAACGACCCTGGCGGTCATGAAACTCTACCAGGAGGGCAAGATCGACATTGACCATATGCTGGGAGAGTACCTGCCCTATTTGAGGGGTACGGATAAGAGCCAGATCATCATTCGTGATGTGATGGCACACCAGGCACAATTCGTTCCCTGGATACCGTTCTACAGAAGCCTTCTGAAGGACGGGCTGCCCGATACCAGCGTTTTCAGCCATACGATCTCGGAAGAGTTTCCCGTACGGGTCTGTGAGGGACTTTACATCCACAGGGACTATTCCAATATGATCTTTGATTCGATTGTCAGGTCAGACCTGCTGAAAAGTCAAGGCTACAAGTACAGTGACCTGGGTTTTTATCTTCTGTTCCAGATCATTGAGAACGTGACGAACATACCGTTTGAGGATTATGTAGACCGGTATTTCTATGCGCCGCTGGAACTTTCGACGATGACCTTTCGTCCAAGGGACCGGTTCCCGCTCTCCCGAATCGTTCCGACCGAGTTCGACAGGGAGTTCCGGCACTGCCTGGTGCACGGTGATGTTCACGATCAGGGTGCGGCTCTGTTGGGTGGCGTTTCGGGCCACGCAGGATTGTTTTCCAATGCCAGTGACCTGGCTGTCATCCTTCAGATGCTTCTTCAGAAAGGCGAGTACGGAGGGAAAAGATACCTTGATGCGGAGGTCATCGAGGAATTCACCCGTTATCAGTTCCCTTTGAACAATAACAGGCGGGGACTTGGATTCGATAAACCGGAAACTGACAGGCTTACAAACGGTCCGGCGTGCCCGAGCACTTCGGATAGTAGTTTTGGCCATTCAGGATTCACCGGTACCTATATCTGGGCTGATCCTGAGAATAACCTGGCCTATGTATTCCTGTCAAACCGCGTGTATCCTGATATCTCCAACAACAAACTGATTGATCAACAGTTACGTACAGGGATTCACGAGCTCTTTTACCATTCTCTTCCCAGGAAGGATCAATGA
- a CDS encoding protein-L-isoaspartate(D-aspartate) O-methyltransferase: MIDSFKHQGLRKQLIELIRRKGIRDERVLQAMESVPRHFFFDSSFHSFAYDDKPFPIGAGQTISQPYTVAFQTELLDVRKGDKILEIGTGSGYQAWILSKMGGRVYSIERIKSLYLKTKAFLPTIGCTHVKVFYGDGYKGLPAYAPFNKILITAAAPYVPDALITQLTVGGILVLPLGNSDVQIMTRIIKAPDGSYKTEDHGYFRFVPLLEDKEDDQGNLYN, encoded by the coding sequence ATGATCGATTCCTTCAAGCACCAGGGACTGCGCAAACAACTGATCGAACTTATTCGGCGCAAGGGAATACGTGATGAAAGAGTGCTGCAGGCCATGGAAAGCGTCCCCCGTCATTTTTTCTTTGATTCCTCTTTTCACTCCTTTGCCTATGATGATAAACCGTTCCCCATCGGTGCAGGGCAGACGATCTCTCAACCCTATACCGTAGCCTTCCAGACCGAATTACTCGACGTCCGCAAAGGAGACAAAATACTGGAAATTGGTACCGGTTCGGGTTACCAGGCCTGGATCCTGTCAAAAATGGGGGGACGTGTTTATTCCATCGAACGCATCAAGAGCCTGTACCTGAAAACCAAGGCCTTCCTGCCAACCATCGGCTGTACGCATGTCAAGGTCTTTTATGGTGACGGCTATAAAGGTTTGCCGGCCTATGCTCCTTTCAATAAGATACTGATCACCGCCGCAGCCCCCTATGTTCCCGACGCTCTCATCACTCAGCTCACCGTCGGCGGGATCCTGGTCCTGCCCCTGGGAAACTCCGATGTGCAGATCATGACAAGGATCATCAAGGCTCCCGATGGCAGTTACAAAACGGAAGACCACGGATATTTCAGGTTCGTGCCGCTGCTGGAGGATAAGGAGGATGACCAGGGGAACCTTTACAACTAG